A genome region from Astyanax mexicanus isolate ESR-SI-001 chromosome 19, AstMex3_surface, whole genome shotgun sequence includes the following:
- the nupr1b gene encoding nuclear protein 1b — translation MSHVDVKNLKPTSFEDRYYDEYEYYNLTDRYTECTSRKGRTKKEASSNTNRPNPGGHERKIVEKLQNTEKKAKE, via the exons ATGAGTCACGTCGACGTGAAAAACCTGAAGCCCACCAGCTTTGAGGATCGCTACTACGATGAATACGAGTATTATAATCTCACAGACCGATACACAG AGTGCACTAGCCGCAAAGGCAGAACGAAGAAGGAGGCAAGCAGCAACACAAACCGCCCCAACCCTGGAGGCCATGAGCGCAAGATTGTGGAAAAGCTTCAGAACACTGAGAAGAAAGCCAAAGAGTGA